A stretch of the Meles meles chromosome 19, mMelMel3.1 paternal haplotype, whole genome shotgun sequence genome encodes the following:
- the AKT2 gene encoding RAC-beta serine/threonine-protein kinase isoform X1 → MNEVSVIKEGWLHKRGEYIKTWRPRYFLLKSDGSFIGYKERPDAPDQTLPPLNNFSVAECQLMKTERPRPNTFVIRCLQWTTVIERTFHVDSPDEREEWMRAIQMVANSLKQRGPGEDPMDYKCGSPSDPSAAEEMEVAVSKARAKVTMNDFDYLKLLGKGTFGKVILVREKASGRYYAMKILRKEVIIAKDEVAHTVTESRVLQNTRHPFLTALKYAFQTHDRLCFVMEYANGGELFFHLSRERVFTEERARFYGAEIVSALEYLHSRDVVYRDIKLENLMLDKDGHIKITDFGLCKEGISDGATMKTFCGTPEYLAPEVLEDNDYGRAVDWWGLGVVMYEMMCGRLPFYNQDHERLFELILMEEIRFPRTLSPEAKSLLAGLLKKDPKQSFCHPSNLRSPLRSTRGTLTMSLPPSPSQSRPRTAMTAWAPLNWTSGPTFPSSPTRPASASEQSHPPPLMPLQDAPTAAITALGACLFVFKLFILPFFVCIPILHLLTPISSFFSPLPN, encoded by the exons ATGAACGAGGTGTCTGTCATCAAAGAAGGCTGGCTCCACAAGCGTG GTGAATACATTAAGACCTGGAGGCCCCGGTACTTCCTGTTGAAGAGTGACGGCTCCTTCATCGGCTACAAGGAGCGGCCTGATGCCCCTGACCAGACCCTGCCCCCGCTGAACAACTTCTCTGTCGCAG AATGCCAGCTGATGAAGACTGAGAGACCACGGCCCAACACCTTCGTCATACGCTGCCTGCAATGGACCACGGTCATCGAGAGGACCTTTCATGTAGACTCTCCAGATGAGAG GGAAGAGTGGATGCGAGCCATTCAGATGGTCGCCAACAGCCTCAAGCAGCGGGGCCCAGGTGAGGACCCCATGGACTATAAGTGTGGCTCCCCCAGCGACCCTTCTGCGGCTGAGGAGATGGAAGTGGCAGTGAGCAAGGCTCGGGCCAAGGTG aCCATGAATGACTTCGACTATCTCAAACTTCTGGGCAAGGGCACCTTTGGCAAAGTGATTCTGGTGCGAGAGAAGGCCAGCGGCCGGTACTATGCCATGAAGATCCTGCGGAAGGAAGTTATCATCGCCAAG GATGAAGTCGCCCACACGGTCACCGAGAGCCGGGTCCTCCAGAACACCAGGCACCCATTCCTCACC GCCCTGAAGTACGCCTTCCAGACCCATGACCGCCTGTGTTTCGTGATGGAGTACGCCAATGGCGGCGAG cTGTTTTTCCACCTGTCCCGGGAGCGCGTTTTCACAGAGGAGCGGGCTCGCTTCTACGGTGCGGAGATTGTCTCTGCCCTTGAGTATCTGCACTCGCGAGATGTGGTGTACCGTGACATCAAG CTGGAAAACCTCATGCTGGACAAAGATGGCCACATCAAGATCACGGACTTCGGCCTATGCAAAGAAGGCATCAGTGACGGGGCCACCATGAAAACCTTCTGTGGGACGCCCGAGTACCTGGCACCTGAG gtgCTGGAGGACAACGACTACGGCCGCGCAGTGGACTGGTGGGGGCTGGGCGTGGTCATGTACGAGATGATGTGCGGCCGCCTGCCCTTCTACAACCAGGACCACGAGCGCCTCTTCGAGCTCATCCTCATGGAAGAGATCCGCTTCCCGCGCACGCTCAGCCCCGAGGCCAAGTCCTTGCTTGCTGGGCTGCTTAAGAAGGACCCCAAGCAGAG CTTCTGCCACCCTTCAAACCTCAGGTCACCTCTGAGGTCGACACGAGGTACTTTGACGATGAGTTTACCGCCCAGTCCATCACAATCACGCCCCCGGACCGCT ATGACAGCCTGGGCTCCCTTGAACTGGACCAGCGGACCCACTTTCCCCAGTTCTCCTACTCGGCCAGCATCCGCGAGTGAGCAGAGCCACCCACCGCCGCTGATGCCGCTGCAGGACGCTCCAACGGCTGCCATCACCGCCCTGGGGGcttgtctctttgtttttaaactttttattttgcctttttttgtttgcaTCCCCATCCTTCACCTGCTCACCCCCATTTCCAGTTTTTTCAGCCCTCTGCCAAACTGA
- the AKT2 gene encoding RAC-beta serine/threonine-protein kinase isoform X2, with protein sequence MNEVSVIKEGWLHKRGEYIKTWRPRYFLLKSDGSFIGYKERPDAPDQTLPPLNNFSVAECQLMKTERPRPNTFVIRCLQWTTVIERTFHVDSPDEREEWMRAIQMVANSLKQRGPGEDPMDYKCGSPSDPSAAEEMEVAVSKARAKVTMNDFDYLKLLGKGTFGKVILVREKASGRYYAMKILRKEVIIAKDEVAHTVTESRVLQNTRHPFLTALKYAFQTHDRLCFVMEYANGGELFFHLSRERVFTEERARFYGAEIVSALEYLHSRDVVYRDIKLENLMLDKDGHIKITDFGLCKEGISDGATMKTFCGTPEYLAPEVLEDNDYGRAVDWWGLGVVMYEMMCGRLPFYNQDHERLFELILMEEIRFPRTLSPEAKSLLAGLLKKDPKQRLGGGPSDAREVMEHRFFVSVSWQDVVQKKLLPPFKPQVTSEVDTRYFDDEFTAQSITITPPDRYDSLGSLELDQRTHFPQFSYSASIRE encoded by the exons ATGAACGAGGTGTCTGTCATCAAAGAAGGCTGGCTCCACAAGCGTG GTGAATACATTAAGACCTGGAGGCCCCGGTACTTCCTGTTGAAGAGTGACGGCTCCTTCATCGGCTACAAGGAGCGGCCTGATGCCCCTGACCAGACCCTGCCCCCGCTGAACAACTTCTCTGTCGCAG AATGCCAGCTGATGAAGACTGAGAGACCACGGCCCAACACCTTCGTCATACGCTGCCTGCAATGGACCACGGTCATCGAGAGGACCTTTCATGTAGACTCTCCAGATGAGAG GGAAGAGTGGATGCGAGCCATTCAGATGGTCGCCAACAGCCTCAAGCAGCGGGGCCCAGGTGAGGACCCCATGGACTATAAGTGTGGCTCCCCCAGCGACCCTTCTGCGGCTGAGGAGATGGAAGTGGCAGTGAGCAAGGCTCGGGCCAAGGTG aCCATGAATGACTTCGACTATCTCAAACTTCTGGGCAAGGGCACCTTTGGCAAAGTGATTCTGGTGCGAGAGAAGGCCAGCGGCCGGTACTATGCCATGAAGATCCTGCGGAAGGAAGTTATCATCGCCAAG GATGAAGTCGCCCACACGGTCACCGAGAGCCGGGTCCTCCAGAACACCAGGCACCCATTCCTCACC GCCCTGAAGTACGCCTTCCAGACCCATGACCGCCTGTGTTTCGTGATGGAGTACGCCAATGGCGGCGAG cTGTTTTTCCACCTGTCCCGGGAGCGCGTTTTCACAGAGGAGCGGGCTCGCTTCTACGGTGCGGAGATTGTCTCTGCCCTTGAGTATCTGCACTCGCGAGATGTGGTGTACCGTGACATCAAG CTGGAAAACCTCATGCTGGACAAAGATGGCCACATCAAGATCACGGACTTCGGCCTATGCAAAGAAGGCATCAGTGACGGGGCCACCATGAAAACCTTCTGTGGGACGCCCGAGTACCTGGCACCTGAG gtgCTGGAGGACAACGACTACGGCCGCGCAGTGGACTGGTGGGGGCTGGGCGTGGTCATGTACGAGATGATGTGCGGCCGCCTGCCCTTCTACAACCAGGACCACGAGCGCCTCTTCGAGCTCATCCTCATGGAAGAGATCCGCTTCCCGCGCACGCTCAGCCCCGAGGCCAAGTCCTTGCTTGCTGGGCTGCTTAAGAAGGACCCCAAGCAGAG GCTCGGCGGGGGGCCCAGCGACGCCAGGGAGGTCATGGAGCACAGGTTCTTCGTCAGCGTCAGCTGGCAGGACGTGGTGCAGAAGAAG CTTCTGCCACCCTTCAAACCTCAGGTCACCTCTGAGGTCGACACGAGGTACTTTGACGATGAGTTTACCGCCCAGTCCATCACAATCACGCCCCCGGACCGCT ATGACAGCCTGGGCTCCCTTGAACTGGACCAGCGGACCCACTTTCCCCAGTTCTCCTACTCGGCCAGCATCCGCGAGTGA